The proteins below come from a single Flavobacterium lindanitolerans genomic window:
- a CDS encoding efflux RND transporter periplasmic adaptor subunit has protein sequence MKKKTVYYMLGGAILLIIVLLVLSKAGILGNKEKGKEIEVAQVDAMTIIETVSATGKIQPEIEVKISSEVSGEIIDLPVKEGQVVKKGDLLVRINPDLYTSGLNRSVASLSGTKAGLSQADAQFKEAKANYERNKTLFEKGIISKSDWDKAVSSYEVAQATKQSAYYNVQSASATVNEARDNLGRTTIYSPADGTISSLGVELGERVLGTQQMTGTELLRVANLNNMEVEVDVNENDIVKINVGDSAKVEVDAYLKKEFRGIVTSISNSASTALTADQVTNFKVKVRILKESYADLLEGKPANFSPFRPGMTATVDIITKRKENVLSVPISSVVVKSDTSATAKPVVVKSKDGQNNNQKAPKSDKKFECVFVKEGDKAKLRVIKTGIQDDTNIEVSSGLKKGDVVIVGPYATVTKDLNSGDLVYVKKDDKAKKDKPKK, from the coding sequence ATGAAAAAGAAGACTGTTTATTATATGTTAGGAGGAGCTATTCTTCTGATAATTGTTTTGTTAGTGCTTTCAAAAGCAGGCATTCTGGGAAATAAAGAAAAAGGGAAAGAGATAGAGGTTGCCCAGGTAGATGCCATGACGATTATTGAAACAGTTTCTGCAACAGGAAAAATCCAGCCCGAAATTGAAGTAAAGATATCTTCTGAAGTATCAGGAGAAATTATTGACCTGCCTGTAAAAGAAGGTCAGGTAGTGAAAAAAGGTGACCTCTTGGTTCGAATCAATCCGGATTTGTACACTTCGGGACTTAACCGTTCTGTAGCGAGCCTTTCCGGAACTAAAGCCGGATTAAGCCAGGCCGATGCGCAGTTCAAAGAAGCAAAGGCAAATTACGAAAGAAATAAGACGCTTTTTGAAAAAGGAATAATCTCAAAATCGGATTGGGACAAGGCCGTTTCTTCTTATGAAGTAGCCCAGGCTACAAAACAATCGGCCTATTACAATGTTCAGAGTGCTTCGGCAACGGTAAATGAAGCCAGAGATAATTTAGGAAGAACAACAATTTATTCGCCAGCCGACGGTACTATTTCTTCATTAGGTGTAGAATTGGGAGAAAGAGTATTGGGAACACAACAAATGACCGGTACAGAACTTTTAAGGGTGGCAAACCTTAACAATATGGAAGTGGAAGTAGATGTAAACGAAAATGATATTGTTAAGATTAATGTGGGCGATTCTGCAAAAGTAGAAGTTGATGCCTATCTTAAAAAAGAATTCAGGGGAATTGTGACCAGTATTTCAAATTCTGCCAGTACGGCTCTGACTGCTGATCAGGTAACCAATTTCAAAGTAAAAGTAAGAATCCTGAAAGAATCATATGCAGATTTGCTGGAAGGTAAACCGGCTAATTTTTCTCCTTTCAGACCAGGAATGACAGCAACGGTAGATATTATCACAAAAAGAAAAGAGAATGTCTTATCGGTCCCTATTAGTTCTGTCGTAGTAAAATCAGATACTTCCGCTACTGCAAAGCCAGTGGTCGTAAAATCAAAAGATGGCCAGAACAATAACCAAAAGGCTCCAAAATCAGACAAGAAGTTTGAATGCGTTTTTGTAAAAGAAGGAGATAAGGCCAAGCTTAGGGTTATAAAAACGGGAATTCAGGATGATACTAATATTGAGGTTTCATCAGGTTTGAAAAAAGGGGATGTTGTTATTGTAGGTCCTTATGCTACAGTAACCAAAGATTTGAATTCCGGAGATTTGGTATATGTGAAGAAAGATGATAAAGCTAAAAAAGATAAGCCTAAAAAATAA
- the tsaB gene encoding tRNA (adenosine(37)-N6)-threonylcarbamoyltransferase complex dimerization subunit type 1 TsaB — translation MSYILNIETATKNCSVSIAKEGKTLFCKEMSEQGFSHAEKLHVFIADSLEALKIDFSDLAAIAVSQGPGSYTGLRIGVSAAKGLCYALNIPLIAIDTLEILTRQLTVSEGLIIPMIDARRMEVYDAIFDSQHTKIRETKAEIITEDVFTDFEGTIHLLGDGAMKCAEILNDSRFLYHPEAIYPSAKEMSSLSFDKHKKSDIVDVAYFEPFYLKDFILHK, via the coding sequence ATGTCCTATATACTCAATATTGAAACAGCTACAAAAAACTGTTCGGTAAGTATTGCCAAAGAAGGGAAAACGCTTTTTTGCAAAGAAATGTCAGAACAGGGTTTTTCACATGCAGAGAAACTACATGTTTTTATTGCGGACTCTCTGGAGGCATTAAAGATTGATTTTTCAGATTTGGCTGCCATAGCTGTAAGTCAGGGACCGGGTTCCTATACGGGACTAAGAATAGGTGTTTCTGCGGCAAAAGGCTTATGCTATGCCCTGAATATTCCACTAATAGCAATTGATACTTTAGAAATACTAACCAGACAGCTTACGGTTTCTGAGGGATTAATTATCCCTATGATTGATGCGAGAAGAATGGAGGTTTATGATGCCATTTTTGACAGCCAGCATACTAAAATACGCGAAACCAAAGCAGAAATCATTACTGAAGATGTCTTTACAGATTTTGAAGGAACCATCCATCTTTTGGGTGATGGTGCAATGAAATGTGCAGAAATATTAAACGACAGCAGATTTTTGTATCATCCGGAGGCCATCTATCCTTCTGCTAAAGAAATGAGCAGCCTTTCCTTTGATAAGCATAAAAAAAGCGACATCGTAGATGTCGCTTACTTTGAACCTTTCTATCTGAAAGATTTTATATTACATAAGTGA